From Mytilus galloprovincialis chromosome 9, xbMytGall1.hap1.1, whole genome shotgun sequence, the proteins below share one genomic window:
- the LOC143044826 gene encoding uncharacterized protein LOC143044826 isoform X3, translating into MVENGCNLDDGYSTRCKGECETESTELDNLGETNSTYLQADNITPTLGNKNTCVVTDDSLYLPVLIENSEVFDVITPFNSQSSSQISSWSQENDIHSLSSINKAMDILGHGKISPIKFQVRTNIEDLKPSTLRYLKRKATTTVHEALDCIAPSQAKKLLQLLHIDKEPSRRTELSTTEDIKLQQLIIQLYNESSDRNAKIQLLSMVSDLSSKKALQDLIPGISQYALDTARQHAVKHGKGVPLPKKEKFTRQRIDTGKLDHALDFFFDPTFHQVSSFGTKELKLSSGEVLQIPEVVRTACHSSIVDTYMSYCKETEFEPLSRATLFNILSECPASHRTNLKGLDNIAADGVCAMDTLIEIVANFQNCSVNQNTNFSDMKEKLISYKLYLKTDFKHHVQMKDQCSDHCIQFALSDPTEKKLARSCTDHLHDMKCPRCCLLPDTVIELKRIISEFTDISEEERTEFLVDIETAEGKVLDWKSHILRCVNQDRSRLETLQNLTEGDAMIVMDWAMKFLPLRHREKQSDFFGQKGFNWHVIVVIFKDNDTSTLKHRTYVHTIESAKQDWYSVTSVIEHTLKTIKDQMPNIKSVVLRSDNAGCYHCSNLWHSLHGISQRTGVYIKEYDFSEAQNGKSYCDSKIAHMRGKMRKYVLEGGDITSSTEMKEALDVCGGVSGCQISNVTINTESQTKDQSQLKGITKYSNVKIDHDGRLTCWKAFGIGEGQRITMSSFNQEGTNLNVLEDFSLPKHIEGSIKTSNSIVNEQLPREGDLYCPEMTCSRKFKSYSELEDHCFVGDHALCPTHDLIKLQWKGVCLDISSCSIKTREGSLQNGDSTLQTGWGLKKDRKSVRFSLKIKNYLKEIFDCGEKSGQKANAGNVAKNMRISRDNTGKKIFSPNEYLQPSQIISYFSRLALLLKCPSKKDCEVSDEDLESAIALINRSEALEELL; encoded by the exons ATAATTTG GGTGAGACAAATAGCACATATCTACAGGCTGATAATATAACGCCAACTTTAGGcaataaaaatacttgtgtg gtAACTGATGACAGTCTATATCTGCCAGTGCTAATTGAAAACAGTGAAGTGTTTGATGTGATTACT cCTTTCAATTCTCAGTCATCCTCACAAATATCTTCATGGAGCCAGgaaaatgacatacattcttTGAGTTCTATAAACAAAGCAATGGATATATTAGGCCATGGAAAGATAAGCCCAATCAAATTCCAGGTTCGAACTAATATAGAAGATCTAAAACCATCAACCTTGAGATATTTGAAAAGAAAAGCAACCACAACAGTTCATGAAGCTTTAGATTGCATAGCACCAAGTCAAGCCAAGAAACTACTCCAGTTACTTCATATTGATAAA gAACCATCGAGAAGAACAGAATTATCAACTACTGAGGATATCAAACTACAGCAGTTGATAATACAACTATATAATGAGTCGTCAGACAGAAATGCCAAGATTCAGCTCTTGTCAATGGTGTCCGATCTGTCATCAAAAAAAGCACTGCAGGACCTTATTCCAGGGATCTCACAGTATGCTCTTGACACAGCCAGACAACATGCTGTTAAACATGGAAAAG GTGTTCCACTACCAAAGAAGGAGAAATTTACCAGACAGCGTATTGACACAGGGAAATTAGACCATGCACTTGACTTTTTCTTTGACCCAACATTTCACCAG GTATCATCTTTTGGAACAAAGGAATTGAAATTGAGCTCAGGGGAGGTATTACAGATTCCTGAAGTTGTGAGGACAGCCTGCCACTCTAGTATTGTAGATACCTATATGTCATATTGTAAAGAGACAGAATTTGAACCCCTTTCAAGAGCAACATTGTTTAACATCCTAAGTGAGTGTCCAGCCTCTCACCGTACCAATTTGAAAGGTCTTGACAATATTGCAGCAGATGGAGTATGTGCTATGGATACACTAATAGAAATTGTTGCTAATTTTCAAAATTGCTCTGTAAATCAGAATACAAATTTCAGTGATATGAAAGAAAAGCTTATCTCATATAAGCTCTACCTGAAGACTGACTTCAAACATCATGTACAGATGAAGGATCAATGTTCTGACCATTGTATACAATTCGCATTGAGTGACCCCACAGAAAAGAAATTGGCACGTTCTTGCACTGACCATTTGCATGATATGAAGTGTCCAAGATGCTGCCTTTTACCTGATACTGTGATAGAACTAAAGAGAATAATATCTGAATTCACAG ATATATCTGAAGAAGAAAGAACAGAGTTTTTGGTAGATATAGAGACAGCTGAAGGGAAAGTTCTTGACTGGAAAAGTCATATTCTTCGCTGTGTCAACCAAGATAGGTCTCGTTTGGAAACCTTACAAAATCTCACAGAGGGTGATGCCATGATTGTTATGGACTGGGCGATGAAGTTTCTGCCACTTCGCCATAGAGAGAAACAGAGTGACTTCTTTGGCCAAAAGGGATTTAACTGGCATGTCATTGTTGTTATCTTCAAAGATAATGACACTTCAACACTGAAG cataGGACATATGTTCATACAATTGAATCAGCAAAGCAGGATTGGTATAGTGTTACTTCTGTGATTGAACACACTCTCAAAACCATTAAGGACCAAATGCCAAACATAAAAAGTGTTGTATTGAGGAGTGACAATGCAGGATGTTACCATTGTAGTAATCTGTGGCATTCTTTACATGGAATATCTCAGCGAACAG GTGTATACATTAAAGAATATGATTTCAGTGAAGCCCAGAACGGAAAATCATATTGTGACTCAAAGATTGCACATATGAGAGGCAAAATGAGGAAGTATGTTTTAGAAGGTGGAGACATCACATCATCTACAGAAATGAAAGAGGCTTTGGATGTGTGTGGAGGTGTGTCAGGCTGCCAAATTTCAAATGTTACCATTAATACTGAAAGTCAGACTAAAGACCAAAGTCAACTTAAAGGAATAACAAAATATTCCAATGTGAAGATAGACCATGATGGTAGACTAACATGCTGGAAAGCCTTTGGTATTGGAGAAGGACAACGTATTACCATGTCATCATTTAACCAAGAAGGTACGAATTTGAATGTTCTTGAGGACTTTTCCTTACCAAAGCACATAGAGGGATCCATCAAAACCTCTAACAGTATTGTGAATGAACAACTTCCTAGAGAAGGAGATTTATACTGTCCAGAGATGACTTGCTCTAGGAAGTTTAAATCTTACTCAGAGCTGGAAGATCATTGTTTTGTTGGTGATCATGCTTTATGTCCAACTCATGACCTCATCAAATTGCAATGGAAAGGTGTGTGTTTAGACATTTCTTCATGTTCTATTAAAACTAGAGAAGGATCATTGCAGAATGGTGACTCTACCTTACAGACTGGATGGGGATTGAAGAAGGATAGGAAATCTGTTCgtttttcattgaaaataaaaaactacCTGAAAGAAATATTTGACTGTGGTGAAAAAAGTGGACAAAAGGCAAATGCAGGCAATGTTGCAAAAAATATGCGTATTTCACGTGACAATactggaaagaaaatattttctCCAAATGAGTATCTCCAGCCCTcacaaattatttcatatttttctcgTCTTGCTTTGCTGTTGAAATGTCCATCAAAGAAAGACTGTGAAGTTTCAGATGAAGATTTAGAAAGTGCAATTGCATTGATTAACAGATCTGAGGCTTTAGAGGAATTGTTATAA